GGAAGCGAAGGTCAAGGAAGTCGTCGACGGCGTTGCCGCTGCCGGCCTCAAGTCCGCCACCTACAAGCCGTGCGTGAACGGTGCCGAAGCCGCCGCCGAACTCAAGGCGCACAACTCCGCCGTGCTCATGGAAAAGATTGCCGCCGACTTCCTCAAGCAGAATTTCGATTCCGTGGATGCAGTCGTGGTGGAAGGCGCTGTTGGCATGAGCGACGTGATGGCCCAGAAGTTCAACGACACCCTCGCGACCGCGCTCGACGCGAAGATTTATTCCGATAGCGAGGATGCCGACCTGTTCTGCCCGTGCCGCCTGCTGCACTGCGGGAAGTGCCTCGCGAAGGACCTCGCCGCAGAACCTGCCGAACGCAAGACGAGCCAGGCGATGTTCCGTGCGGGCCTGCTCCTCAAGGCGTCCAAGGCGAAGAAGCGCATTGTGCTCCCCGAAGGTAGCGAACCGCGTACCGTGCAGGCCGCGAAGCTCGTAATCGACCGTGGTATCGCGGTTCCCGTGCTCGTGGGCAAGAAGGAGGAAATCCTGAAGGTCGCGAAGGAACAGGGCGTGCAGCTCCCGGCTGACATCGAAATTATCGAACCCAGTGCTGAACTCGCCGAAAAGTACGTTCCGACGCTCGTGGAACTCCGCAAGTCGAAGGGCATGACCGAAGACCAGGCCCGCGCGGCTCTTGCAGATAACGTAATGCTCGGCACCATGATGCTCAAGATGGGCGAAGTCGACGGTCTCGTCTCTGGTGCCATCCACTCTACCGCAGATACACTGCGCC
This genomic interval from Fibrobacter sp. UWR3 contains the following:
- the pta gene encoding phosphate acetyltransferase, with protein sequence MNRVYLVASANMEAKVKEVVDGVAAAGLKSATYKPCVNGAEAAAELKAHNSAVLMEKIAADFLKQNFDSVDAVVVEGAVGMSDVMAQKFNDTLATALDAKIYSDSEDADLFCPCRLLHCGKCLAKDLAAEPAERKTSQAMFRAGLLLKASKAKKRIVLPEGSEPRTVQAAKLVIDRGIAVPVLVGKKEEILKVAKEQGVQLPADIEIIEPSAELAEKYVPTLVELRKSKGMTEDQARAALADNVMLGTMMLKMGEVDGLVSGAIHSTADTLRPALQVIKCAPGVKSVSSVFFMCMPGKTYIYGDCAINLNPTAEELAGIAMQCDDTAKAFGLPSRVAMLSYSTMNSGKGPDADLVREATKIVKEARPEMLVDGPLQYDAATVPSVGSLKAPGSTVAGKATVFVFPSLSAGNIGYKAVQRSAQGTIAIGPMLQGLAKPVNDLSRGALVEDIVYTIALTAVQAG